Proteins from a genomic interval of Quercus robur chromosome 9, dhQueRobu3.1, whole genome shotgun sequence:
- the LOC126701183 gene encoding uncharacterized GPI-anchored protein At5g19250-like, translated as MSLNSPNFTENNNAAYLANNIASQLKNETCKNAFHYSSTPGTKPNVTEYDKLMDGCDIKENHTVQGVILPVCVPKLDPFLDSNYTQTGIGFEDNWMVVVLSTNTSAGNFSGAASLIANVSMGNSLVALFIGFLVVSAVS; from the exons ATGTCACTAAATTCCCCCAACTTCACTGAGAACAACAATGCAGCTTACCTAGCTAATAATATTGCAAGTCAATTAAAGAACGAAACTTGTAAAAATGCCTTTCACTACAGCTCCACTCCTGGCACTAAGCCTAATGTCACCGAATATGACAAGCTCATGGATGGTTGTGACATAAAAGAGAATCACACAGTTCAAGGGGTCATATTGCCTGTCTGTGTGCCCAAATTAGACCCATTTTTG GATTCAAACTACACTCAGACTGGGATTGGCTTTGAGGATAATTGGATGGTGGTTGTTTTGAGCACTAACACATCAGCCGGAAACTTTTCCGGTGCAGCTTCTTTGATTGCAAATGTCAGTATGGGTAACTCCTTGGTGGCTTTGTTCATTGGATTTCTTGTTGTTTCTGCAGTGAGCTGA